From a single Nakaseomyces glabratus chromosome H, complete sequence genomic region:
- the IPP1 gene encoding inorganic diphosphatase IPP1 (CAGL0H09878g~Inorganic pyrophosphatase, cytoplasmic): protein MVYTTRQIGAKNTLDYKVFIEEDGKPVSPFHDIPLYADKEENIFNMVVEIPRWTNAKLEITKEETLNPIIQDTKKGKLRYVRNCFPHHGYIHNYGAFPQTWEDPNQTHPETKAVGDNDPVDVLEIGETIGYTGQVKQVKVLGIMALLDEGETDWKVIAIDINDPLAPKLNDIEDVEKYFPGLLRATNEWFRIYKIPDGKPENQFAFSGEAKNKKYALDIIKETNESWKQLIAGKSTDSKDIALENTKVTDSPYYSASAASAIPAAAPQADAPIDKSVDKWFFISGSA, encoded by the coding sequence ATGGTTTACACTACTAGACAAATTGGTGCCAAGAACACCCTAGACTACAAGGTTTTCATCGAAGAGGATGGTAAGCCAGTTTCTCCATTCCACGACATCCCATTGTATGCCGACAAAGAAGAGAACATCTTCAACATGGTTGTTGAAATCCCACGTTGGACTAACGCCAAGTTGGAAATCACCAAGGAGGAAACTTTGAACCCAATTATCCAAGACACCAAGAAGGGTAAGCTAAGATACGTTAGAAACTGTTTCCCTCACCACGGTTACATTCACAACTACGGTGCTTTCCCACAAACCTGGGAAGACCCAAACCAAACTCACCCAGAGACTAAGGCTGTTGGTGACAACGATCCAGTTgatgttcttgaaatcGGTGAAACCATTGGTTACACTGGTCAAGTCAAGCAAGTTAAGGTTCTAGGTATCATGGCTTTGTTGGATGAAGGTGAAACTGACTGGAAGGTCATTGCCATCGACATCAACGACCCATTGGCTCCAAAGTTGAACGACATCGAAGATGTTGAGAAGTACTTCCCAGGTCTTCTAAGAGCTACCAACGAATGGTTCAGAATCTACAAGATCCCAGATGGTAAGCCAGAAAACCAATTTGCCTTCTCCGGTGAAgccaagaacaagaagtaCGCTTTGGACATCATCAAGGAAACCAACGAATCCTGGAAGCAATTGATTGCTGGTAAGTCTACTGACTCCAAGGACATTGCTTTGGAAAACACCAAGGTCACTGACTCTCCATACTACTCTGCTTCTGCTGCTTCCGCTATCCCAGCTGCTGCTCCACAAGCCGACGCTCCAATTGACAAGTCTGTCGACAAGTGGTTCTTCATCTCTGGTTCTGCTTGA
- the GIP1 gene encoding protein phosphatase regulator GIP1 (CAGL0H09922g~Ortholog(s) have protein phosphatase 1 binding, protein phosphatase regulator activity and role in ascospore wall assembly, regulation of phosphoprotein phosphatase activity): MFSFSSKSKIDRFTEQPVSFKEKFLSKKARFKEFVKTKVFNRTPSPPLIEFSEEYLFDCYAPFDLEAQIKRDPALTILSRKVKNKCYSIRDYKRKVFNGSARTFFKDKASLWAGWSTDSEIPVSNKYTAAYPSPVNSSDDTLPVLAPIDAFSILAATKTAETDYQYLANDCYVHSNRGVENAAAISVNAKCSEVDLRNFTDSQDERFVPMQEAFEKSVSMEEQFFADISTDNIGLKPAETINATDIGSFFKDASNIDTWKSTVLKPITNVVNNNNNNNNNVIKNVTFKDSNHDLTFKSDDHIVVATHEDSLGAISIDVIAATNSIDPGVVVNHTYSDDDSIDYLTSLRRTHEENHDTTDNNSEFVIEGFQESKTKIHEIDETPADATAEEASYDRRTNNELVGNSGSLRKFGNLHTDADDTTSFLDSTISDIAADEDVFSFEEVEDQEEESTKSDSNGVRTHMLNSLPAISEDDAEGLKASSDTSEVTETCPTTQFNCNILNNKDPQNRSTDLSHSIIIANDSQYLSPCRSQNSLVIDILEEDSCAEETSFKYSDKGQETGDNCSANSCIRVNDNILNLEESENSILIIQEECQFTHVTKASQSISSHNVENSLKRQGSDIEKSDSTDGETNIKNPLLKRQRVSSEETVLDEGYYSVQAPNSNEIFSKKISEEVTIVDNLENSKFNLEKKKTGGSSYRKTNENHLNEDVCNYSEDLLGEQVVETSCEEFKNLKSRFSDVDNNESCSGVKDHCSQGSVDVGSKSVLQCGATIEESIISTNALKNESVRDLPSNFEVKNVSDLSNLDSNTNSLENSFKDQCKFGIDIVKSFIKSSKVNESNTEIDESVESLLDIEEQSDYEYFLVPTFRGELKNKISLSSFISSEKENSIRVNSKIFNKTFQCVKRPISFRNKTFYENELEAGPDYDELPEFSDFGSDIESGSISMPSKGSIRFDNKSYVCVFDKNKAVDSSNSKNEVSTISSSTGTSDCSLSLNNCSGRLFNPEKRSILKKKISDKIFQEANRMVSCDNIGIDSFLKMLDKGEDERASDMDSISTKKHMQLRNYFDNFVNKNEDMNSSIYEQFERCIEATADNIGRPIYDYDCLNGKERELIDEMI; encoded by the coding sequence atgttttcattttcctCTAAGTCAAAGATTGACAGATTTACTGAACAACCTGTGTCGTTTAAGGAAAAGTTCTTATCTAAGAAGGCAAGGTTCAAGGAATTTGTAAAGACAAAGGTCTTTAATAGGACCCCTTCCCCACCTCTCATTGAATTCTCTGAGGAGTATTTATTCGACTGTTATGCACCTTTTGATTTGGAGGCACAGATTAAAAGGGATCCTGCTCTAACTATTCTATCCAGAAAAGTGAAGAATAAGTGCTACTCTATAAGAGATTATAAGAGAAAGGTTTTTAATGGTTCTGCTAGAACATTCTTTAAGGATAAAGCTAGCTTGTGGGCAGGGTGGTCTACAGATTCTGAAATTCCTGTTTCCAATAAATATACTGCAGCTTACCCTAGTCCTGTTAACTCTTCCGATGACACCCTACCAGTATTAGCCCCTATTGACGCCTTTTCTATTCTTGCCGCTACTAAAACTGCTGAGACTGATTACCAATACTTGGCTAATGATTGTTATGTTCACTCAAATAGAGGAGTGGAAAATGCTGCTGCTATCTCTGTCAATGCAAAATGTTCTGAGGTTGATTTACGCAATTTCACTGATAGCCAAGATGAGAGATTTGTTCCGATGCAAGAAGCTTTTGAAAAGAGTGTGTCAATGGAAGAACAATTCTTTGCAGATATTTCTACTGATAATATAGGGTTAAAACCTGCTGAAACTATTAATGCTACTGATATAGGAAGCTTTTTCAAAGATGCCTCCAATATTGATACTTGGAAGTCGACTGTTTTGAAACCTATCACTAATGTAgtcaataataataataataataataataatgttATAAAGAATGTTACATTTAAGGATTCCAATCACGATTTAACATTTAAATCAGACGATCATATCGTTGTTGCGACCCATGAAGACTCATTAGGTGCTATATCCATTGATGTTATCGCCGCTACCAATTCTATTGATCCTGGAGTTGTTGTGAACCATACTTACTCCGATGACGATAGCATTGACTATCTCACCAGTTTGAGAAGGACACATGAGGAAAATCATGATACGACTGATAATAACTCAGAATTTGTAATTGAAGGTTTCCAGGAGTCTAAGACGAAAATtcatgaaattgatgaaacaCCAGCTGATGCTACTGCTGAAGAAGCTAGTTATGATCGTAGGACCAATAATGAATTGGTAGGTAATTCAGGTAGCTTACGTAAATTTGGAAACTTGCATACAGACGCTGACGATACTACTTCCTTTTTGGATAGTACAATTTCTGATATTGCCGCTGATGAGGAtgttttctcttttgaaGAAGTGGAAGATCAGGAGGAGGAATCGACCAAGAGTGATAGTAATGGAGTAAGAACTCACATGCTTAATTCACTGCCAGCAATCTCAGAAGATGACGCTGAAGGACTAAAAGCTTCAAGCGACACTTCCGAAGTCACTGAGACATGCCCTACCACGCAATTCAACTGTAATATCTTGAATAATAAAGATCCACAAAACAGATCAACTGATCTAAGTCATTCAATCATAATAGCCAACGATAGCCAATATCTATCGCCATGTCGCTCTCAAAATTCTCTAGTTATCGATATTCTTGAAGAGGATTCCTGCGCAGAGGAGACCTCATTTAAGTACTCCGACAAAGGTCAAGAAACAGGTGATAATTGTTCAGCTAATAGTTGTATCAGAGTGAAtgataatatattaaatcTTGAAGAGTCTGAGAACTCAATTTTAATAATTCAAGAAGAATGTCAGTTTACTCATGTAACAAAAGCTAGCCAATCTATTTCAAGTCACAATGTGGAGAATTCCTTGAAAAGACAAGGATCTGATATTGAGAAATCTGATTCTACTGATGGAGAAACTAACATTAAGAATCCTCTATTGAAGAGGCAAAGGGTATCTTCTGAAGAAACCGTTTTGGATGAAGGTTATTATTCAGTTCAGGCGCCGAACTCGAATGAAATCTTCTCCAAAAAGATTTCAGAAGAAGTGACCATTGTCGATAATTTAGAGAACAGTAAATTTAAtttagagaagaaaaaaactgGTGGTAGCTCTTACCGTAAGACTAATGAAAATCACTTGAATGAGGATGTTTGTAACTATTCTGAAGACTTATTAGGTGAACAAGTTGTAGAAACTTCTTGTGaagaattcaaaaatttgaaaagcaGGTTTTCAGATGTTGATAATAATGAGTCGTGTAGTGGTGTCAAAGATCATTGCTCTCAAGGATCTGTTGATGTTGGTTCTAAATCTGTGCTTCAATGTGGTGCCACCATTGAAGaatcaataatatcaacGAATGCCTTGAAAAACGAATCTGTTCGTGATTTACCTTCTAATTTCGAGGTAAAGAATGTTTCTGATCTCTCAAATTTGGACAGTAATACTAACAGTCTAGAAAACTCTTTCAAAGATCAATGTAAATTTGGGATTGACATAGTTAAATCATTCATTAAGTCTTCTAAGGTTAATGAGTCCAATACGGAAATAGATGAATCTGTTGAGAGCCTTCTCGATATTGAGGAACAATCGGACTATGAGTATTTTTTGGTCCCAACATTTAGAGGTGAACTTAAAAATAAGATCAGTCTGTCTAGTTTTATTAGCTCTGAAAAAGAGAATAGCATTCGAGTgaattcaaagatatttaATAAGACATTTCAATGTGTTAAAAGGCCCATATCGTTCAGAAATAAAACattttatgaaaatgagCTAGAAGCAGGTCCAGATTATGATGAACTGCCTGAATTTTCAGATTTTGGATCAGATATCGAGTCGGGAAGCATATCTATGCCATCAAAAGGTAGTATAAGATTTGACAATAAATCTTACGTTTGTGTTTTTGACAAGAACAAGGCGGTTGATAGTAGTAATAGTAAGAACGAAGTTAGTACTATCTCAAGTTCGACAGGGACATCTGATTGCTCCTTGTCACTGAATAATTGTTCCGGCAGATTATTCAATCCAGAAAAAAGGTCgatattgaagaagaagatcagcgataaaatatttcaagaagCTAATCGTATGGTCTCTTGTGATAATATAGGTATCgattcttttttgaaaatgttgGATAAAGGTGAAGATGAAAGGGCATCTGATATGGATTCTATCTCTACCAAGAAGCACATGCAACTTAGAAATTACTTTGACAATTTTGTGAATAAGAATGAGGACATGAATTCAAGCATTTACGAACAATTTGAAAGGTGCATTGAGGCTACAGCAGATAATATCGGACGGCCAATCTATGACTATGACTGTCTTAATGGCAAAGAGAGGGAACTAATTGACGAAAtgatttga
- a CDS encoding histone H3 (CAGL0H09856g~Ortholog(s) have role in DNA methylation, cellular response to DNA damage stimulus, regulation of DNA methylation, regulation of extent of heterochromatin assembly), with protein sequence MARTKQTARKSTGGKAPRKQLASKAARKSAPSTGGVKKPHRYKPGTVALREIRRFQKSTELLIRKLPFQRLVREIAQDFKTDLRFQSSAIGALQESVEAYLVSLFEDTNLAAIHAKRVTIQKKDIKLARRLRGERS encoded by the coding sequence ATGGCTAGAACCAAGCAAACCGCAAGAAAGTCTACTGGTGGTAAGGCCCCAAGAAAGCAACTAGCTTCCAAGGCTGCCAGAAAATCCGCTCCATCTACCGGTGGTGTCAAGAAGCCTCACAGATATAAGCCAGGTACCGTCGCTTTGAGAGAAATCAGAAGATTCCAAAAGTCTACTGAACTTTTGATCAGAAAGTTGCCTTTCCAAAGACTAGTCAGAGAAATCGCCCAAGATTTCAAGACCGATCTAAGATTCCAATCCTCTGCCATCGGTGCTCTACAGGAATCTGTCGAAGCTTACTTGGTCTCTTTGTTCGAAGACACCAACTTGGCCGCTATCCACGCTAAGCGTGTTACCATCCAAAAGAAGGATATCAAGCTGGCTAGAAGATTGAGAGGTGAAAGATCTTAA
- the PST2 gene encoding PST2 (CAGL0H10032g~Ortholog(s) have cytoplasm, membrane raft localization), translating into MARVAIIIYSMYGHTAALAEAEKRGVESAGGKADIYQVAETLTAEQLEQFGAPAKATYPIATRDTLEEYDAFLFGVPTRFGNFPQQWKAFWDATGGLWAKGALQGKAAGFFVSTGTGGGNESTVINAISTLAHHGIVYVPLGYKNVFAQITNLQEVHGGSAWGAGTIAGPDGSRQPSELELKTHELQGKYFSETVKKL; encoded by the coding sequence ATGGCTAGAGTCGCTATTATTATCTACTCCATGTACGGACACACTGCTGCGTTGGCTGAAGCCGAGAAGCGCGGTGTGGAGTCAGCCGGTGGTAAGGCCGACATCTACCAGGTCGCCGAGACGCTGACCGCTGAGCAGCTCGAGCAGTTCGGTGCGCCAGCCAAGGCGACTTACCCAATTGCGACCAGAGACACCTTAGAAGAGTACGATGCGTTCCTGTTCGGTGTGCCAACGAGGTTCGGTAACTTCCCACAGCAATGGAAGGCCTTCTGGGACGCTACTGGTGGCCTGTGGGCCAAAGGTGCTTTGCAAGGCAAGGCTGCAGGGTTCTTCGTGTCCACTGGTACTGGTGGCGGTAACGAGTCCACTGTGATCAACGCGATCTCCACTCTGGCACACCACGGTATCGTGTATGTGCCATTGGGTTACAAGAACGTCTTCGCACAGATCACCAACTTGCAAGAAGTGCACGGTGGTTCCGCTTGGGGTGCAGGTACCATTGCAGGCCCAGACGGATCCAGACAGCCATCTGAGCTGGAACTGAAGACCCACGAGCTGCAAGGTAAGTACTTCAGCGAAACCGTGAAGAAGTTGTGA
- the ZTA1 gene encoding NADPH:quinone reductase (CAGL0H09944g~Ortholog(s) have 2-alkenal reductase [NAD(P)] activity, AU-rich element binding, NADPH:quinone reductase activity, role in cellular response to oxidative stress and cytosol, nucleus localization) has product MLRRNLKLFPVGVKSIATMFIPTTQKVVLIDGKSDDYDVIKYQDFAVPSIGSTDVLVKNKYAGVNFIEAYFRKGYYPCELPYVLGREASGEVVQVGSEVKDFKIGDKVAYLGGSTFAQYTKKSTENHIMNLGQSCPDEDLKLYGSSLVQCLTAISFIDEAYKVMEGDYILVYAASGGVGSILCQLISQRKAHVIAVASSAEKLAMAKENGAEFLINYAEDDILEKVMQYTNGKGVHAAFDSIGKDTFETDLAALRRKGTLVSFGNASGMVPPFAINKLSPKNLKLLRPQVYGYLGTRSEWDHYCSIFKHFVQSKSLKVDISGIYPLSEYAEVAKLLERRQTTGKVTLEIPQ; this is encoded by the coding sequence ATGTTGAGGAGAAATTTGAAGCTATTTCCTGTAGGGGTTAAGAGTATCGCAACCATGTTTATTCCAACTACACAAAAGGTTGTCTTGATTGATGGTAAGAGTGACGACTATGATGTTATTAAGTATCAGGATTTTGCAGTGCCCTCGATTGGCAGCACCGATGTCCTTGTGAAGAATAAGTACGCCGGTGTCAACTTCATAGAAGCATATTTCCGTAAGGGATACTACCCTTGTGAACTGCCATATGTTCTTGGTAGAGAGGCCAGTGGTGAAGTGGTTCAGGTTGGCTCAGAAGTGAAGGACTTCAAAATTGGTGATAAAGTTGCATACCTGGGTGGATCAACGTTTGCGCAATACACAAAGAAGAGTACTGAGAATCATATAATGAACCTCGGACAATCTTGTCCTGACGAGGACTTAAAACTCTATGGATCATCCCTAGTGCAATGTTTGACGGCCATCTCTTTCATTGATGAAGCATATAAGGTCATGGAAGGTGACTATATCTTGGTCTATGCAGCATCAGGTGGTGTTGGATCCATCTTGTGTCAATTGATTTCTCAAAGGAAAGCGCATGTCATCGCTGTGGCTTCCTCAGCTGAGAAATTAGCAAtggcaaaagaaaatggcGCTGAGTTTTTAATTAACTATGCAGAGGATGACATCTTGGAGAAAGTCATGCAATATACAAATGGGAAAGGTGTTCATGCTGCGTTTGATTCCATTGGTAAAGACACCTTTGAAACTGATCTTGCTGCACTGCGCAGAAAGGGTACTTTAGTATCATTCGGTAACGCCTCAGGTATGGTGCCACCATTTGCAATCAACAAATTATCTCCTAAAAACTTGAAGCTTCTAAGGCCCCAGGTATACGGTTACTTGGGCACTAGAAGTGAGTGGGACCACTATTGCTCTATATTCAAACACTTTGTTCAGTCTAAGAGCTTGAAAGTTGACATTAGTGGCATTTACCCGTTATCTGAGTACGCAGAGGTTGCTAAATTGCTTGAAAGGAGACAAACTACTGGAAAAGTAACTCTTGAAATTCCTCAATAA
- a CDS encoding histone H4 (CAGL0H09834g~Ortholog(s) have nucleus localization), with product MSGRGKGGKGLGKGGAKRHRKILRDNIQGITKPAIRRLARRGGVKRISGLIYEEVRAVLKSFLESVIRDAVTYTEHAKRKTVTSLDVVYALKRQGRTLYGFGG from the coding sequence ATGTCCGGTAGAGGTAAAGGTGGTAAAGGTTTGGGTAAAGGTGGTGCTAAGCGTCACAGAAAGATTCTTAGAGATAACATTCAAGGTATCACCAAGCCAGCTATCAGAAGATTAGCCAGAAGAGGTGGTGTCAAGCGTATCTCCGGTCTGATCTACGAAGAAGTCAGAGCCGTTCTAAAGTCTTTCTTGGAATCTGTTATCAGAGACGCTGTCACTTACACTGAACACGCCAAGAGAAAGACCGTCACTTCTCTAGATGTCGTCTACGCTTTGAAGAGACAAGGTAGAACCCTGTACGGTTTCGGTGGTTAA
- the REB1 gene encoding DNA-binding protein REB1 (CAGL0H09988g~Ortholog(s) have sequence-specific DNA binding activity): MSEHKEDDQSVEEAVMKYVGSLSGGARGDDGDAVPETDGGALLESHTGNGGKSKKSKKRRGSKVSKRERKRSLEGGHSKKLKLSEDISNNVPDITSADDEGFIVDPDLADLEDPSVMMDQPDPIVQKALLASRDVDKTTDLSQYNSDGQSSSDEAKAMKDLESYVEGQQHDLAVDGGADTEQPQDKLNYEPNDQTLDIGLGDGSRSYDDELSNPLSKPLEGKNYQEVLPKVINTKQRNDTTFGNKITLGGTEYDVDVPESVRVRQLLKEAVINASKLVDKETADSVRAASKKGAGGSVQPDGRIISSKAFSKEEDEALEKFVNEYQIIEGVTRRQVCERIWNSDRPRDNFWHSIYQVLPYRTSASIYKHMRRKYHIFEQRGKWNKEEDEILEKLCKDKEGQWVEIGKVLGRMPEDCRDRWRNYVKCGGNRSANRWTAEEEEMLKRVVNEMMEEANGQYRGMDESGNNIGELGSGDQTDLGIDDSNSMISDKKENNLSFKDVINWTIVSERMQGKRSRIQCRYKWNKMLKREASDRLDSRDEEDMKWLFKRIIQLEITDEKSLDWQELAESNPSSEMTPLEAEVCYDKLKRLVKEIKNKNPTEVATKVLAHFEYQASDDIETNKQLHTHTAKFIRVHPSTTLTSHAVEVLQNRR; encoded by the coding sequence ATGAGCGAGCACAAGGAGGATGATCAGTCTGTGGAGGAGGCGGTGATGAAGTATGTTGGGTCGCTCTCCGGTGGCGCGCGCGGTGATGACGGCGATGCAGTGCCAGAGACTGATGGTGGCGCTCTGTTAGAGTCGCATACGGGCAATGGTGGAAAGAGTAAGAAGAGTAAAAAGCGTAGAGGTTCGAAGGTTTCTAAGCGTGAGAGGAAACGTTCGCTGGAGGGAGGCCACTCAAAAAAGTTGAAGCTTTCTGAGGATATTAGCAACAACGTGCCCGACATAACATCTGCTGACGACGAAGGTTTCATAGTTGATCCTGACCTTGCCGATCTCGAAGACCCAAGCGTCATGATGGATCAGCCTGATCCCATAGTCCAGAAGGCTCTATTGGCGTCTAGGGATGTGGATAAGACCACTGACCTCAGCCAGTACAACAGTGATGGTCAGTCTTCTAGCGATGAAGCGAAAGCCATGAAAGATCTAGAGAGCTATGTGGAAGGTCAACAGCATGATCTCGCTGTTGATGGGGGTGCAGATACCGAACAGCCCCAAGATAAACTGAACTATGAACCAAATGACCAAACGCTGGATATTGGTCTCGGCGATGGCTCAAGATCTTACGATGATGAATTGTCAAATCCCCTGTCAAAACCTCTAGAAGGTAAGAACTACCAGGAGGTTCTACCTAAAGTGATTAACACAAAACAACGTAATGATACCACATTCGGAAACAAGATTACCCTAGGCGGTACTGAATATGATGTTGATGTTCCTGAAAGTGTAAGAGTTCGGCAATTGTTGAAGGAAGCCGTGATAAACGCTTCGAAACTGGTTGATAAGGAAACAGCCGATTCGGTAAGAGCTGCGTCGAAGAAAGGTGCAGGAGGTTCGGTACAACCTGATGGTAGGATTATTAGTAGTAAAGCGTTTTCAAAGGAGGAAGATGAAGCCCTAGAGAAATTTGTTAACGAGTATCAAATCATTGAAGGCGTGACGAGAAGGCAAGTTTGTGAAAGAATTTGGAATTCGGATAGACCAAGGGACAATTTTTGGCATAGCATATACCAAGTATTACCATATCGTACCAGCGCTTCGATATATAAGCATATGAGAAGAAAGTATCATATCTTCGAACAACGTGGTAAATGGAACaaagaggaagatgagATATTAGAGAAACTGTGTAAAGACAAAGAGGGTCAATGGGTAGAAATTGGTAAAGTTCTTGGCAGAATGCCTGAAGACTGCAGAGATAGGTGGAGGAATTATGTGAAGTGTGGTGGCAACAGATCTGCAAATAGATGGACTGCtgaggaagaagagatGTTAAAACGTGTTGTCAATGAAATGATGGAAGAAGCCAATGGTCAATATAGAGGAATGGATGAAAGTGGAAATAATATTGGTGAACTCGGTTCGGGCGATCAAACTGACCTAGGCATAGATGACTCAAATAGCATGATTTCtgataaaaaagaaaataactTAAGCTTCAAGGATGTTATAAATTGGACTATCGTAAGTGAAAGGATGCAAGGTAAAAGATCACGTATTCAATGTAGGTACAAATGGAACAAGATGCTCAAGCGTGAAGCCTCTGATAGACTAGATTCTAgggatgaagaagatatgaAATGGCTTTTTAAAAGAATTATACAACTAGAAATCACTGATGAAAAATCGCTTGACTGGCAAGAATTAGCCGAATCGAATCCAAGTTCAGAAATGACTCCTTTGGAAGCTGAAGTATGTTACGACAAACTAAAAAGGTTAGTTAAAGAGATAAAAAACAAGAATCCAACCGAGGTAGCTACTAAAGTCTTAGCACATTTCGAATACCAAGCCTCTGACGATATAGAAACAAATAAACAATTGCACACACATACAGCAAAATTCATTAGGGTGCATCCAAGTACGACACTAACCAGTCATGCAGTGGAAGTTCTGCAGAATAGACGCtaa
- a CDS encoding uncharacterized protein (CAGL0H10010g~Protein of unknown function) has protein sequence MEMLLRDRNGRKRRSSAGAGSGGSGGSGVGGVGGGSGSGAENRVRKVRFSETVQCMAVDGAGVVRALSDVVLSDCVSVEYTLSGRRSGVRRRYEYNRVVTYGDIEDFLPGEAVDQGLLQPPLGAVHVEAIHLGSVPKTAVVVGENEVVDVPRDAMAGIDILLSADSSAETLSLRRTPRSSSIRLTGAAAGLKRSASLSPRSLYNSTFIFNSDDDIDADGTDSDTGIDTEAETERNADTDTDIDDPTAKNPYPATQASLQPLAHDRNATAGPPPDVLN, from the coding sequence ATGGAGATGTTGTTGAGAGACAGAAACGGGCGCAAGAGACGGAGCAGCGCCGGGGCCGGTAGTGGCGGTAGTGGCGGTAGTGGCGTTGGCGGTGTTGGTGGTGGCAGTGGCAGCGGAGCGGAGAACCGGGTGCGGAAGGTGCGTTTCAGCGAGACGGTGCAGTGCATGGCGGTGGATGGCGCAGGCGTAGTGCGGGCGCTCTCGGATGTAGTGCTGAGTGATTGCGTCAGCGTGGAGTACACGCTCTCTGGGCGGAGGAGCGGAGTGCGGCGGCGCTACGAGTACAACCGTGTGGTCACGTACGGGGACATAGAAGACTTTCTGCCCGGCGAGGCCGTCGATCAAGGCCTGCTCCAGCCGCCGCTCGGGGCAGTGCACGTCGAGGCAATACACCTCGGCTCGGTGCCGAAGACTGCAGTGGTGGTCGGGGAGAACGAAGTAGTAGATGTGCCACGCGATGCAATGGCAGGCATAGATATACTGCTCTCGGCGGATAGCAGCGCTGAGACTCTGTCGTTGCGACGGACACCGCGGAGCAGCAGCATACGTCTCACCGGCGCAGCTGCGGGACTCAAGCGCTCCGCATCGCTCTCGCCTCGGTCACTGTACAACAGTACCTTCATATTCAACTCCGACGACGATATAGACGCCGATGGCACCGACTCTGACACAGGCATAGACACCGAGGCGGAGACGGAGCGAAACGCGGACACGGACACAGACATCGATGACCCGACCGCCAAGAATCCGTATCCCGCCACACAGGCCAGTCTGCAACCACTAGCCCACGACAGAAACGCGACGGCAGGACCGCCACCCGACGTCTTGAACTAG
- the FMP23 gene encoding Fmp23p (CAGL0H09966g~Ortholog(s) have mitochondrion localization): MYWPLMRRALAKISYRPLVIARPSCRPYSKEVSSKIIIPPAGHFGEELNYAGAVVTKKSNIPMHEYRQLPDDSNYIEKYYAELDVFLQYLQTQLHKSYVDFENDPDELVFQLEKYIELQVRSNYDANKAGEKLVIDRFVAFCEGVKLTLWLNGGHCFIFDVLLQTKGEFDKLETTKKKQEIHA; this comes from the coding sequence ATGTACTGGCCACTGATGCGTAGAGCGTTGGCAAAAATATCTTACAGACCACTGGTTATTGCCAGACCTAGTTGCAGACCATATTCAAAAGAGGTCTCAAGCAAGATAATTATACCACCGGCCGGTCATTTCGGTGAGGAGCTTAACTATGCTGGTGCTGTTGTGACCAAGAAGAGCAACATACCGATGCATGAGTACCGGCAACTGCCGGACGACTCAAACTACATTGAGAAATACTATGCTGAGCTTGATGTGTTCTTACAGTACTTGCAAACGCAGTTGCACAAGAGTTACGTGGACTTCGAAAACGACCCTGATGAGCTTGTTTTCCAACTTGAGAAGTATATTGAATTGCAAGTAAGGTCTAATTATGATGCGAACAAAGCTGGTGAAAAGCTTGTAATCGACAGATTTGTGGCATTTTGTGAAGGTGTGAAATTAACTTTGTGGTTGAATGGCGGCCATTGCTTCATTTTTGATGTATTGTTGCAAACAAAAGGTGAATTTGACAAGTTAGAGACcacaaagaagaagcaagaGATACACGCTTAA